A part of Thalassophryne amazonica chromosome 3, fThaAma1.1, whole genome shotgun sequence genomic DNA contains:
- the ngfb gene encoding nerve growth factor translates to MRKHCKGCMPMRSSMLALLLFFSAQAVATIGGDSSTTTTAQQQDPARNPSSIPTVNPKLFTKRRYLSPRVLFSDQPPDADPTGSQVTSSRTRRIARQPQHRGVYSVCESISVWVGNKTKATDITGNEVTVLPNVNINNVNKKQYFFETTCHSTRSDSSSCLGIDARHWNSYCTNSHTFVRALTSFNNLVAWRLIRINVACVCVLSRKSWRQ, encoded by the coding sequence GTTGCATGCCCATGAGGTCGTCCATGTTggccctcctcctcttcttcagtgCCCAGGCTGTGGCAACTATCGGAGGTGACTCGAGCACCACCACTACAGCACAACAGCAGGATCCAGCCAGGAACCCCAGTTCCATCCCCACAGTGAACCCTAAACTCTTCACCAAGCGTCGCTACCTCTCTCCCAGGGTGCTCTTCAGCGATCAACCCCCTGATGCAGACCCGACAGGGTCACAGGTGACCAGTAGCCGGACTCGTAGGATAGCGAGGCAGCCACAGCACCGAGGGGTATACTCGGTGTGTGAGAGCATCAGCGTGTGGGTGGGCAACAAGACCAAGGCTACGGACATCACAGGCAATGAGGTGACAGTACTACCGAATGTCAATATCAACAATGTCAATAAGAAGCAGTACTTCTTTGAGACGACGTGTCACAGTACCCGCTCGGACAGCTCCAGCTGCTTGGGAATCGACGCAAGACACTGGAACTCCTACTGTACCAACTCTCACACTTTTGTCCGAGCGCTGACATCGTTTAACAATCTGGTGGCGTGGAGGCTCATACGCATCAACGTAGCCTGCGTTTGTGTGCTCAGCCGCAAATCATGGAGGCAGTGA